DNA sequence from the Rhizobium sp. ZPR4 genome:
CGGGAAGAGGCGCCAGCGTGGTCTTACCGTCCGGTGTTACCCAACATTCACGGCGATAATGCACGACCTCGGCCGACAGCACCAATTCCCGGACAAAACAACTTTTGTAGCCTTTGAACCGTGAGCCGGCCGGAACATTGGCTTGCAAGATCACCTCCCGGCTGACCCGCTTCACATCGAGCTTCGGGCCGCGTGGCTTCTTCTTGCTCGCCGGTTTGTCGCCGGATTTGATATCGGTTGCCTTGTCCATGCCGGACGGCCGAAACGGCGGGCGCGGCGGCAGACTCTTCAGTCGGGCGATCTCATCGCGCAGCTGCTGGTTCTCGACCTTGAGGCGGGTGTTTTCTAGGCGCAGCTCTGCGTTTTCCTCGCGAAGCACTGCGTTCTCGGACCGCAGTACCGCGACCTCGGCCTTGAGCGCGTGCAATTCCTCGACGAGCCCGCCAACGAGCCGGCGCATCGCCACAAGGGACAGAGTTTCGACATACTCGACAGAGGGAAGCGGTCTCTTTGCCATCCCCGGATTGAATCATGATTTGCGCTGCCAGCGGAATCCCCCATGGCTGATAATCTGCCCATAGAGCATTCTTTTGTTTACGCTTGTCTGGAACCGGTCGGGCGGAACACGGTCACGAAAGCAGATCGGATCTATGACAAGTTGACCGCATCTACTGTGGGCGGTGAACCAAAGTCGCCGGCAATCACTCGGGAAATATGTTGCTGAATTGCGACCGCACTAGCCTCCACCGTTTTGGAAGTGACGTCTAAATCCAGGATAAACGGATGTAGAGGCTTGAGGACTCGAGCTTTACTGCTTCTCTCTCTGGAAGCTCGTGTGTCGATCGACTTTAGCCGATCCCGACGTGTAGGCGTGGAGACGCGGCGCACTAGTTCTTCTTCATCGCAAAGCAATCTGACAGGTACCATCAGAGCCTCGCGCTGCTGCGCGGCATTGGCGATCTGTTGAAAGGTGCGAACACTACGTTCGTCATCTTCGGTAAGGGCCTGCGTGAAGATGTAATTCGCCGAGGGAGGGCTGTACGCAACAATTGCGTCCAGGACCACCTGCCGGATTCTCCCGGTGTATTCCGATATCCCTTTTGGAAGAGGCGTGGTCCCGTCGTCGTCCAAGAGGCGGAATATGGGGTTATTGAACCAATGGTTATCAATGACTTTTGCGGAAACGAGGGTGCTCAATTCATTGGCGATTGTCAGTTTTCCGACGCCAGGAAAACCCATCAGCAAAACGAAAATTCGCATAGCGGTGTCAACTTCTCAACGGTTCACCGAGAGAACAATAGGGGATATTTCCGACGCTGCAACGTCTGCCGCGCCAACAAATCTGCCCCACTTACATTTGCGGGTAACTGGGGGTACGCGGAGCAAAAGGGGTGGCAGCCAACTGGTGGCTCGAGGGGAACATCTTCGGAAGCAGTCATAAGGCCACGGCGTCTCGTAATTGTTGCAGAGCCTTGATAGGCTTAGCGTATGAAACCGCCGATAGTTCTCACCCCCTATGACCCGATCTGGACCGATCTATTTGAGAGGGAACGGACCGCTCTGCAAAGAGCAGATATCGGATGGTTCAGGGCCATTCACCACGTCGGCAGCACGTCTATTCCAGGGATTGCTGCCAAACCGATTATAGACATTTTGGTCGGCCTACGTTGCGATGACGACGGCAGAGCTTGCGTTGAAGCAATGCATCAATTGGGCTATGAGTATCGCGGTGACGGCGGCATCCCTGGACGTCACTACTATCGGAAGGGAACACCGCATACGCATCATGTTCACATGTGGGTGGAGAGCCATCCGGAATACGGACGACATCTTCGCTTTCGTGATTATCTCAGGTCTCATCCGGAAGAAGCACGAGCCTACGAAGCTCTAAAGCGCGAGCTGGCTGAACGCTTTGTTTCTGATACCCTTTCTTATTCCCAGGCCAAGGACGAGTTCTGTCAACGGATTGACGAGTTAGCTAGGAGACAAGCCTGATCTGGCTGCTTGGTTTCGTCAGCAAATGCAGCGTCAGACAGGCGACTTCACCAAGTCAGCCAGCGGCGGGATCTTTGATCCAGCGTCCGCAAGGCCGAGGCGGTCGCCAAGATAAGTATAGAATGAGATGTCGAGCTTCTGGCAGGTCTTCAGTAAGCCTAGCATGACGTCGCGAGTGATACGCCCATCAAGGCTCATGGTCCCACCGGAGATCTTTCGCTTGGTGATGAAGCTGCGCAGGTCGTTCTCCGAGGCGTTGGTGTGCAGCGGAATCTCGGGATGTTCGAGGACTTTGAGAAGCTCCTGTTGCCGCCGATGCAAGCGCACGAGCAACTTGTCGAGGGCGTCATAGCCGGTGCGCAGGGTGAAGATGCGATCGAACCTGCGTCGGAATGCATAGGCTGCCTGCGGTGATGGCTTTTGCTTCCAGACCTTGAGCGCCGTGTAGAAGCGCCAGACGAGGTCACGGATCAATTCGACGCATCGCACCTCTCGTCGCTTTGCCGGCATCAGCTTTTGCAACAGGCGCTCGCAATGGATCCAGCACAAAGCGTGATTGCCGACGCGGAACTGGCCGGCATCGTCGGAGACAATGATGGTATTGCCGAGCAGGCCATGATGGCGGATCGTGCCCCAGCTGGCGGCTTCGACCAGCAGACGCATCAGCTGTCGATCGAAGATATCGATCCCTCTACTGGTCAGATGCTCCAGGAAAGCAACCTGATCGGCAAAGATAATGGCGGATCTGCTCTGGAGCTTCTCCATGATCGCCTGCTCGACAAAACCCTGTGTTCGCAGCCAGTGCATCGCTTCGTCATTCAGGACATAGTCCTGATGGCCAGCTTTCAGGATGGACAGGAAGTTGAGCCGCGATTTGGAAAAGCCGGTGCGGAAGGTGGAAAAGCGCTCGCCGCCGATCTGGGTGGTGTAGGCGTTGCGCCTGATATGGCGGGCACCGGTGTCATCGACGGTGATAAAGGGTGCTGAAACAAGCCCGGCATGCAGAACCGCGCTGTCTTCAATGATAAACGGATCGAGATGCGTGGTCAGCAGCCGCACGACCTGCCGTTTCGAGATCTCGACGCCGACGCTGTTGAGCATCTCCGTCAGCCTGGGCGTCGTAACCTGTCCCTGCGCATGGAGTGCCAGACAGATCCGACGCAAATTGCGACCAAAACCACCGGCAACCCCGTCTGGCAAAGGGGCGGTAATCAGTTTGCCCTGGGGCGTCAGCCAGCGTTCCCGGCGATAGTTTACGAGCTCCGCCGACAGAATCAGGTCACGGACCAAAAAGTTCTTGTATCCTTTGAAGCGTGAGCCTTCGGGTACATCGACTGTCAGCGTCACAGTGCGGGTGATCCGGTTCTTGTCGCGCTTAGAGCCCCGCGGCAGCTTACCCGGAGTTCGATCATCCTTCGCGTCGTCCTCAGCAGAACCTGTTGCCTTGTCCATACCCGATGGTCGAAATGGTGGACGTGGCGGTAGTTTCTTCAGCCGCGCGATCTCGTCACGCAGTTGCTGGTTCTCGACCTTCAGGCGGGCATTTTCCAATCGGAGTTCGGTATTGTCCTGCCGCAAGGCCTCGCTCTCGGATCGCAGTGTGACCTCGGCCTTCAACGCATGTAGCTCTTCGACGAGCCCGCCGACAAGCCGACGCATCGCCACCAGCGACAGCGTCTCAACATGCTCAACGGACGGTAGTGGCTTCTTCCCCATAGCAAGAAGGAATCATGATTTGCTCGCTGGCGGAATCGGCCATGACAGCCATCGGATTCAAGGCTGCTGCTTATGCACAGCTAACTGAGCGTTCGTCTTCGTCATCTCGAAAACGTTCGCGGCGCCACCCTTTCTGCCCCGCGTACTAACTGGGGCAAAATCGATGGGAACGCCGGCGCAAACCGGCAAGGAGTAGATGGTGCAAGTCCATTGCGATGAAGGAGTAGCGATCCACATCGGCCCCGAGTCATGCGCGGGCAGTCGTGAGGCTGTAGGTGAAGTGTTGACAAAGGGGCATGCAGGCCAGCCATTGAGCCGCGAAAGTTTGGACATTTCATGTGCCGACACTTTCCTTCTATGCGGAAGGCAATACGAGCAAGCGCGTTTTCGCGAGCGTCCGTTCGACCCGACGCGGTCGCAGACCCTGGCATGCATGGGCGCTCCTTGCGCGGGAGCCGGGAGGCCTCGTGATTGGCCACGTGGCTTATTCGAATGAGCTAGGCAGATCCCAGCCACCCTATTGAGCCAGACGGATACATTCTCACCTGCAAGTTGTCGGGCGCGGTTTCGTTCTCGGGTAGGATAACTCTTGAGGGGCTTTATGAAATATTTCGATCCGACAGAAGCGCGCATCGCATGGGATGACACAGACTGAAAAAGAGGCGTGAGACACGACCACCACCAGAAAACGTTTAGGGAGTTTCGTCAGTAGCGAAGTAGTCATCTTCATTAGGCCGTCTTTGCCTTTTGATGCTGTCCAGTGGAGCTTTTCAATCATGTACAACCCCATGGAAGACCTAGTGGTTTGGCTTTGCAGGGAGGGCGGCGCAAGCTGGGGATATGTAAAGTGTCGCTTGACGCTATGCGACATCCTCCGATATCCGAAAGAATGAAAATTCGGAATGTGATGCGGTGTATTGGAGTCGCGCGAGAAAGTGTAACGCACGGCGCATTTGGTTTTGCGGTACTGAAAGACAATCGATCTGGAGATAATTAAGCCATGAGGAGAACCAAAAGCGACGTCATCCGTGCTCCTGTTCATCCCGGCAGGTTCGTAAAGACCGATGTTATCGAGCCGCTCGGCCTGACGGTAACCGCTGCGGCCGACGTTCTCGGTGTCACGCGAGCTGCCCTATCCGCACTTCTCAACGAGCGCGCCGATCTTTCGCCTGAGATGGCAATTCGGATTGGGAAGGCTTTCGGCGTCGCAATGGAGACCCTGATGCGGATGCAGAATAGCTTTGACATCGCTGTGGCACGTAAGAAAGCCGAAGACATCGACGTCTCACCCTACAAGGGAAAATCCTCGCAACAGATTGTATCGCTATGATCTGCCCAGCTATCCGCTCCCCAGGCGGGCTCCTCACGTACGAAAGCCGGCGACCAAATGAAGCTTGAAGACATTACTGCCGGCCAGAGTTTGTCTGGGATCGAGCCGTCCCAAATCGTGACCGTTGTCGCGACAGTTCCCCTTGGTGAGGGTGCCGTGCAGCTTATCTACCGGACCCCGGAAGGCAGCATGAAGGAACGTTTCCTCAGTCGCGGAGACGAGCCTTCCGTCGATGTCGCCACTGTCGAGCGGCCGTTCTCTTTCGCTGGGGATGGTGCGATATTCCAGCTTGTGTGCGAGGCTAAGCGGATTGATCTTGCTTTCCTCTTCGATCCGATGATGGCGGTCCACAGCTCGAATGTTGAGCCATTGCCGCACCAGATCACCGCCGTATATGAATCACTTCTGCCTCGGCAGCCCCTGCGGTTTGTCCTCGCCGACGATCCCGGCGCCGGCAAGACAATCATGGCCGGGCTTTACATCCGCGAACTCATTATGCGTGCGGATTCGCATCGCATCCTAATTGTCGCCCCCGGCAGCTTGGTCGAGCAGTGGCGAGACGAGCTTTACGAGAAATTCGGGCTGGAGTTTCACGTCTATTCTCCCCTTCTCGAGCAGACCTCGCCGAGCGGGAATCCGTTCGACGACTATCCCCGCCTCATTGTCCGACTCGACCAGATTTCCCGTAACGAGGAGCTTCAAGACAAACTATGCGCTCCGGGCTGGGACCTCGCTGTTTTCGACGAAGCGCATAAGCTTTCAGCCCACTATTTCGGCTCGAAACTGGAAAAGACAGGCCGCTTCCGCTTCGCCGAAAAGCTGGGTGCTCATGTCCGGCATCTGCTGTTGATGACGGCGACACCCCACAACGGGAAGGAGGAGGACTTTCAGCTCTTCCTTTCGTTACTCGACTCCGACCGCTTCTACGGCAAGTTTCGCGACGGCGTGCACAAAGTCGATGCCTCAGACCTGATGCGTCGCATGGTAAAGGAAGAGCTGGTCAAATTCGACGGCACGCCGCTCTTCCCAGAGCGCAAGGCGTATACCGTCAACTATGAACTCTCGCCGATCGAAGCCGCCTTGTACGACGCCGTTACCAACTACGTGCAAACGGAGATGGGCAAGGCCGACCAGCTCGAAGGCGCCCGCAAAGGTTCGGTTGGCTTTGCCCTCACCGCGTTGCAACGACGGCTTGCTTCAAGCCCTGAAGCGATCTTCCAGTCTCTGAAGCGCCGCCGCGAGCGGCTGGAGAACCGGCTGCGCGACGAGAAGCTTGGAATCAAGGGGAGACACGACCTCGCCGAAACCTATGCCACCGCGCCGGAGGATGAAGACGACCTCAGCGCCGAGGAGCAGGAGTCTCTCGAAGAAAACCTCATCGACGACGCGACCGCCGCCAAAACGGTCGCGGAGCTTGAAGCCGAGATCATTATCCTGAAGGGGCTGGAGGAGCAGGCAAAAGCTGTCGTCGCCTCCGGGCAGGACCGCAAATGGGATGAACTGTCGAGAATCCTTCAGAACAATCCCGAAATGCGCGACGCCTCCGGCCGTCAGCGCAAGATCATCATCTTTTCCGAGCACCGTGACACCTTAAACTACCTTCAGGCGCGGATTGCCGGCGTGCTCGGCAATCCCGACGCCATCGTGACGATCCACGGCGGCACACACCGCGACGAGCGCCGCCGCCTTCAGGCGCTCTTCCGCTCCGACCCCGACGTCCGCGTGCTAGTGGCGACCGATGCGGCAGGCGAAGGTGTCAACCTTCAGAACGCCAACCTCATGGTCAATTATGACCTCCCTTGGAACCCGAATCGGCTGGAGCAGCGGTTTGGCCGGATTCACCGCATCGGTCAGACCGAGGTTTGCCATCTGTGGAATCTAGTTGCCAAGGAAACCCGCGAGGGCGATGTCTATCACCGCCTGCTGCTCAAGCTTGAGGTCGAGAGCCAAGCCCTGCATGGACGCGTGTTCGATATTCTCGGAGAGGTCTTCGAGGAAACAAGCCTGAAGGATCTTCTGCTAGAGGCGATCCGTTACGGTGATCGCCCGGATGTCCGCGCCCGTCTCACCCAGAAGATCGATAGGGCGCTCGACCACGACCATCTGAAATCCCTCTTGAATCGCAACGCGCTCGCTCAGGAAACCATGAGTCCTGAGCGCCTGTTCGCGGTAAAGGAGGAAATGGAGAAGGCGGAGGCCCGGCGGCTTCAGCCATACTTCGTCCGAGCTTTCTTCTCCAAGGCCCTCGACGCGCTTGGCGGCACGGCGCATCCACGCGAGTCCGGCCGTTACGAGATAAGCCATGTTCCATCGACGATCCGCGAGCGTGACCGCCGCCTGACGGGCCGGAACCGGCGCGACCATGAACCGGTCTTGCGGCGTTACAGCCGCATTTGCTTTGAGCGTCAGGCCATCCAGCCGCTCGACAAGGGGGGGCTCGAGCGCGCCGTTCTTATGCACCCCGGCCATCCGCTCATGCTCGCCATGTCGGATATGATCCTGGAGCAGCACACCAATCTTCTTAGGCAGGGGTCACTTCTTGTTGACTCGTCCGATGAGGGACTCGACCCGACGCTGCTGTTCCTGCTGACGCATGAGATAAAGTCCGGCGACAATACAGTGCTGTCGAAGCGCCTGCAATTCGTGCGGGTTGGCCCGGATGGGCAAGCGACCTTCGCCGGATGGGCGCCCCATCTCGACCTTGAGCCTTTGCCGGATGCCGAGCGCCCCTTACTCAAGGACGTACTCGACGCGCCATGGCTATCCTCCGGTCAGGAAGCGCGCGCCTTGTCCCTCGCCGCGACGACGCTGGTGCCAGAGCACTATGGCGAAGTCGCGCAGCGGCGCATTGACCATGTGGAGAAGACGCTGAACGCCGTCCATGAGCGGCTGAGCAAGGAAATCGCCTTCTGGCAGGACCGTTGGATGAAGCTGAAGGACGATGCCGAGGCCGGAAAGGACGTGCGGCTCAACCTTCAGAATGTCGAGCGCACGCTTGGCGACCTTCAGGGCCGTCTGGATAATCGGAAGAAAGAGCTTCAGGCCATGCGCCATGTTGTGAACGGCACGCCGGTCGTGTTGGGCGCGGCGCTGATAGTGCCGGCGGGCTTGATGGACAAGCTGCGCGGCGACGAGCCGGTCGATCCTATGTCGACGACTTTCGCGGCCGACGCGGCGGCCCGCTCGCGTATTGAACATCTTGCCATAACGGCCGTCCGGCAGGCTGAAGAGGCGCGCGGCTGCCGTGTTGTCGATGTCTCGGCCGCAAAATGCGGCTGGGATTTGACTTCCTATCCCCCGGCCGTTGACGGCAGGCAGCCCGATCCCAAGCACATCGAGGTGAAGGGTCGCGTGAAGGGCGCAAGCACCGTTACGATCACCCGCAACGAAATGCTTTACGCCTTCAATCAAGGCGACAAGTTCGTGCTGGCGATCGCCATTGTCGGCGAGGACGACTCCATCGAGGGCCCGCACTACATTCCGAGCCCCTTCGACCGCGAACCGGGCTGGGGCGTCGCGTCCATTAACTTCCGTTTGAGCGATCTGCTCGCCAAAGCAGAGGCCAGATGACCGCGCTGCGCCTCGACAAGCTATCGCTGACGAATTTCCGTTGCTTCGCTCATTGCGACGTCGCGTTCCATTCCGGCCTGACCGTGCTGGTCGCGGAGAATGGCAGCGGTAAGACGGCCGTGCTCGACGCCGCCGGAGCTGCTCTCTCGGTCTTCGTCAACGCGATCTATCCGCCGGAGAAGGCCTGGCGGATGGAGCGGAGCGACGTGCGCCTGATTCCCGATCAAGGGCGCAGGATGGCCCCCTGTCTGCCGACCGAATATGACGCGCAAGCCACCGTTCAGGGTGAGGCTGTGACGTGGAAGAGCGCGATAAGGACTTATGGCGACAAAGTGCGTCCGGGCTTCCGGCACCTTGGCCCGATGAAAACGGCTGCGCAGCCCTTCCTCTCCGATACGGCGGTTCTCCCGCTCATCGCCTATTACGGTACGGGCCGCCTCTGGAGCGAGCAACGGCGGACCGAATATCGCCGTTCCTCCGTCACCAATGTCGGGGAGCGCGTCGCCGGCTATGCCGACTGCCTCACGTCATCATCGTCGTTCAAGGGCATTTCGGCATGGTTTGAGCATCGCTTCAGGCAGACGGCATCGCCTTCATTCCGGGAGAGCCTGCAAGCCAACCTTGCGATGATCGAAGGCGTTAAAACTGCCACCGATACGGTTCTTCAGCCCACCGGATGGTCAAGTCTCCGCTGGGATGACGAGCTTCATACCCTGACGGCTAAGCACGAGACGCGAGGGGAGCTGCCATTGTCCATGCTGAGCGATGGCGTTCGCACCATGCTTGCGCTTGTCGCCGACGTTGCGCGCCGCTGCGCCAGCCTCAATCCGCAACTGAGGGAGCGGGCCGCAAGCGAGACCCCCGGTGTTCTCATTGTCGATGAAGTGGACATGCACCTGCATCCCCGCTGGCAGCAGCAGGTGGTCGGCTTGCTGCAAACCGCGTTCCCCGCCCTACAGATCATCGTCAGCACGCACAGCCCGCATGTTCTTTCGACGGTTGACAAGGCATCGGTCCGGGTACTCCACTTCGACCGTGACGAAGCACGGATAGAAACGCCGTCGTTTCAGACCCGAGGGGTGGAAAGCGCCAACGTTCTCGCCGCCGTCATGAATGTCGATCCGGTTCCGCAACTTCAGGAAACGGACAATTTAAGGACCTATCGGGCGCTGATAGAGGATGGCAAAGCGGACGCCGCAGAGGCGCTTGCATTGCGCGAGCGATTGCTCGCGCACTACGGTCCGAAAAGTCAAGTCATGGTTGATTGCGACCGGCTAATCCGCTTCCAGCAGTTCAGGCTCCGGAACGACAAGGGCAAAGGAACCTGATATGCAACACCTTGATCGTGCGGCGGTACCAGCGCCGCCTTGCCTTGGAACCTACAATCAGGGCGCTGACACTTGGGACAACGTATCGTCGCAAGATAGGGCAGAAATCAAAATACATCTCGAGACACTGCAAGGCCGGCGCTGCGCTTATTGTGAAGGTGGCGTCGATAATCTTGGCCAACACATTGAGCATTTCCGGCGCAAAAGCACGTATCCCGCTCTCACCTTCGACTGGAATAATCTCTTTTGGTCTTGCGACGAGAAGGATTCATGCGGTCATTTCAAAGATTCGGGTGCTGGCCCGTACGACGTGGCAGACCTCATCAATCCTTGCTCCGATGATCCGGATCAGTTCTTCACCTTCCGAGCCGATGGCACGATTAGTGTAAGGCACGGCCTGTCACAGCCGCAACAGCATAAAGCGAACGAAACGCTGCGCGTTTTTTCTCTGCATCCGCGGTGGGGACGCTTAAGGAACATGCGCAAAGCCGCTGTCGTCGGATACATCAAATACGTTGCCGATGCCGTCGCTGACGGCTTTTCGGATGATGATATTCACGAACTGATTGCCGAAGAGCTTCAAGCTGCCCGCGGCCTACCATTTTATACGGCCATTAGGCATGTACTGACAGAAAGACCACAGGAATGACCGCTACCGTGAAAACCCCGAAAAAGCTGATCGAGGTCGCTCTGCCTCTGGATGCGATCAACGAGGCCGCTGCGCGCGAGAAGTCGATCCGTCACGGGCACCCGAGCACGCTGCATTTGTGGTGGGCGCGGCGACCGCTTGCCGCGGCCCGTGCTGTGATCTTCGCGCAGATGGTCAACGATCCGTCGTGGAAATGGGAGCTTGAGCATCCGGGCAAGATTCCGCCGAACAATATCAAGGCGAGTTGGGCGGCGAGCAGGAACCGACTCTTCGCCATTATCAAAGACCTAGTGCGGTGGGAGAACACTACCAAGGAGGCAGTGCTGGTAAAAGCGCGGGCCGAAATTCGCAAATCCTGGCGTGAAACCTGCGAACTCAACAAGGATCATCCACAAGCTGCCGAGTTGTTCGATCCCGAAAAATTGCCAGCCTTCCACGACCCCTTCGCGGGCGGCGGGGCGCTCCCGCTTGAGGCACAGCGCCTCGGGTTCGAATCCTACGCGTCCGATCTCAATCCAGTCGCCGTCCTCATCAACAAAGCAATGATCGAAATCCCACCAAAGTTCGCTGGGCGTCCACCAGTGAACCCGGCGGCGGGGAGCAGCCGTGATGCTTGGAGCAAACAGTGGGAAGGAGCGCAGGGGCTCGCCGAAGATATTCGTTACTATGGGCAATGGGTGCGTGACGAGGCGGAAAAGCGAACCCGACATCTGTATCCGCCCGTCGAGATAACAGGAGGAATGGCGGAAGATCGACCCGACCTTAAGCCGCTCATCGGCCAGCAACTAAATGTTATTGCCTATCTCTGGGCTCGCACGGTGAACAGCCCGAACCCCGCGTTTCGTCATGTGGCGGTTCCGTTGGCATCGACTTTTGTCCTATCAAGCAAGACGGGAAAGGAAGCTTACGTCGATCCTGTAATCGATGGCGACCAGTTTCGGTTCATTGTGAGAACCGGCAGGCCTCCGGCCGCAGCAAATGATGGGACAAAGCTATCCCGTGGCGCTAACTTCCGGTGCCTTATCTCCGGGACGGCGATTGAGCCGAACTACATCTATGCAGAGGCGAACGCTGGGCGCATGGGCACTCAGCTCATGGCAATAGTTGTCGAAACTCCGCGTGGACGCATCTACCTCTCGCCGAACGAACTGCATGAAGAAGCGTCCAGGAAGGCTTCGCCGGTGTGGAAGCCTGATACACCGATGCCAAAGAACCCGCGTTGGTTTTCACCGCCGCTCTATGGCCTGGCAACTTACGGAGATATCTTCACTTCACGCCAACTCGTCACTTTGACAACATTGAGCGACCTGATTGGGGAATGCCAAGAAAAGGCCGAATGTGATGCGTCGGCGAGCTTACCAGATGATGTTCGAAGTCTCAGTTCTGGTGGCGGCGGCCCTAAGGCATATTCGGAAGCGGTTGCCATCTATCTCGCTTTCGCGGTTTCAAAAGTTGCGAACATCAGTTCCTCTATTGCTTCGTGGATGAGTGATCGAGGGGCCTTCAGAGAGACTTTTGCAAGGCAAGCTATCCCTATGACATGGGACTTCGCCGAGTCTAATCCATTCACCGACGCAGGTGGTAGCCTTCTCACCGCCATCGATAAGGGGGCTATGGCCATTGAGTTCCTGCCCGCGTCCGGCCGCGGCGTCGTCATTCAGGACAATGCAGCTTCACAAAGCATCTCTCTAGGTAAGGTAATATCGACTGACCCACCATATTACGACAACATCGGCTATGCGGATTTGTCGGACTTCTTTTATGTGTGGTTACGGCGCTCTCTGCGGCCAGTGTTTCCGGATTTATTTGCAACCCTGTCAGTGCCGAAGGCAGAAGAATTGGTTGCAGACCAATACAGACACGGAGGAAAAGCAAAAGCTGAGAGATTTTTCTTGGAGGGCATGACGGAGGTGATGCACCGACTCGCCACGCAGGCTCATCCATCGACTCCGGTGACAATTTACTATGCATTTAAGCAGTCGGAGACGCAGACTTCGCAGGGAACGTCCAGTACAGGTTGGGAGACGTTCTTGGATGCTGTCATCCGTTCGGGTTTTGCGTTGACTGGCACTTGGCCTGTACGGACTGAAGGAGCTGGTCGCATCATCGCGAAAGGAACAAACGCTCTCGCATCCAGTATCGTTCTTGTTTGCCGCCCGCGTCCGGCAACGGCTGGAACTATTTCCCAGCGCGATTTTCAGCGCGAGCTGAACAGGGTTCTTCCCGAGGCACTTGACGAAATGACGCGCGGCTCGGGCGAAGATCGCTCTCCGGTCGCGCCGGTCGACCTGTCGCAGGCAATCATTGGTCCTGGCATGGCGGTATTCTCCAAATATGCCGCCGTGCTTAAGGCAGATGGTACCGCGATGACCGTGCAAATGGCCCTTCGCCTCATTAACCGCTTCCTCGCCGAAGATGACTTCGATCATGATACGCAGTTCTGCCTACATTGGTTCGAGCAATATGGCTGGAAGGAGGGCCGGTTTGGTGAAGCCGACACGCTTGCCCGCGCCAAGGGCACCAGCGTTGATGGCGTAAAGAAATCGGGTGTGATCGAGTCCGGTAGTTCGATTGTCAGACTCAAACGCTGGAAAGAATATGATCCCGATTGGGTCCCAGATAAGGACGGGCGCCTGCCGATTTGGGAGGCGCTACATCAA
Encoded proteins:
- a CDS encoding DUF1156 domain-containing protein, whose amino-acid sequence is MTATVKTPKKLIEVALPLDAINEAAAREKSIRHGHPSTLHLWWARRPLAAARAVIFAQMVNDPSWKWELEHPGKIPPNNIKASWAASRNRLFAIIKDLVRWENTTKEAVLVKARAEIRKSWRETCELNKDHPQAAELFDPEKLPAFHDPFAGGGALPLEAQRLGFESYASDLNPVAVLINKAMIEIPPKFAGRPPVNPAAGSSRDAWSKQWEGAQGLAEDIRYYGQWVRDEAEKRTRHLYPPVEITGGMAEDRPDLKPLIGQQLNVIAYLWARTVNSPNPAFRHVAVPLASTFVLSSKTGKEAYVDPVIDGDQFRFIVRTGRPPAAANDGTKLSRGANFRCLISGTAIEPNYIYAEANAGRMGTQLMAIVVETPRGRIYLSPNELHEEASRKASPVWKPDTPMPKNPRWFSPPLYGLATYGDIFTSRQLVTLTTLSDLIGECQEKAECDASASLPDDVRSLSSGGGGPKAYSEAVAIYLAFAVSKVANISSSIASWMSDRGAFRETFARQAIPMTWDFAESNPFTDAGGSLLTAIDKGAMAIEFLPASGRGVVIQDNAASQSISLGKVISTDPPYYDNIGYADLSDFFYVWLRRSLRPVFPDLFATLSVPKAEELVADQYRHGGKAKAERFFLEGMTEVMHRLATQAHPSTPVTIYYAFKQSETQTSQGTSSTGWETFLDAVIRSGFALTGTWPVRTEGAGRIIAKGTNALASSIVLVCRPRPATAGTISQRDFQRELNRVLPEALDEMTRGSGEDRSPVAPVDLSQAIIGPGMAVFSKYAAVLKADGTAMTVQMALRLINRFLAEDDFDHDTQFCLHWFEQYGWKEGRFGEADTLARAKGTSVDGVKKSGVIESGSSIVRLKRWKEYDPDWVPDKDGRLPIWEALHQLIRVFKTEGESGAGGILAAIVGKAEPTRQLAYRLYTLCERAGWAEDARAYNEIITSWSAIESAAAAAPKAHQSDLFG
- a CDS encoding AAA family ATPase, giving the protein MTALRLDKLSLTNFRCFAHCDVAFHSGLTVLVAENGSGKTAVLDAAGAALSVFVNAIYPPEKAWRMERSDVRLIPDQGRRMAPCLPTEYDAQATVQGEAVTWKSAIRTYGDKVRPGFRHLGPMKTAAQPFLSDTAVLPLIAYYGTGRLWSEQRRTEYRRSSVTNVGERVAGYADCLTSSSSFKGISAWFEHRFRQTASPSFRESLQANLAMIEGVKTATDTVLQPTGWSSLRWDDELHTLTAKHETRGELPLSMLSDGVRTMLALVADVARRCASLNPQLRERAASETPGVLIVDEVDMHLHPRWQQQVVGLLQTAFPALQIIVSTHSPHVLSTVDKASVRVLHFDRDEARIETPSFQTRGVESANVLAAVMNVDPVPQLQETDNLRTYRALIEDGKADAAEALALRERLLAHYGPKSQVMVDCDRLIRFQQFRLRNDKGKGT
- the ptuB gene encoding retron Ec78 anti-phage system effector HNH endonuclease PtuB; its protein translation is MQHLDRAAVPAPPCLGTYNQGADTWDNVSSQDRAEIKIHLETLQGRRCAYCEGGVDNLGQHIEHFRRKSTYPALTFDWNNLFWSCDEKDSCGHFKDSGAGPYDVADLINPCSDDPDQFFTFRADGTISVRHGLSQPQQHKANETLRVFSLHPRWGRLRNMRKAAVVGYIKYVADAVADGFSDDDIHELIAEELQAARGLPFYTAIRHVLTERPQE